Proteins encoded within one genomic window of Neodiprion fabricii isolate iyNeoFabr1 chromosome 6, iyNeoFabr1.1, whole genome shotgun sequence:
- the LOC124184501 gene encoding peroxidasin homolog pxn-2-like isoform X4, whose protein sequence is MNDMDFKVIGLALRWLLTVSVLVHGTLLPVRMLQELGKRANALSARYDQMEAGILASKIHLTQGTPAWYLGASHTILPEVRNLTHRAIRSETVAMMLVAAMNMTPHEAVAILPSMGPAAFGLCDSNSEEFFEIIESCESTICPSRMKYRSQSGRCNNPKHSNWGTAFESYVRLLPAEYADGVSLPRFLNLPSARDVSLGVHSGLPDQPHPHLMALAALFGQFIAYDLSHTPKVELPDGTKLKCCDVSYEHFHSECFPIKTGDNTATHCMEYTRSAPDPGNISEGCRLGPRQQINQATSYLDLSSVYGISDSKTRVLRSGVGGRLKTQRKNLPMPSAIPGSCRSDIAAFPCFYSGDARVNEHPGLALIHLLFIREHNKVAARLESLNCHWNDDTLFEEARRIVIAELQHITYNEFLPVVLGESALDRWNLRLKVEGFFGGYQPQTDATLSNAAASVGLLFVAAITPKTIDLVDTRSKKFVKFGERSLLSSFYAPQELYEAGAIDRLIAGVTASHSRKPMPPGLNEIFLGRYFHDGKSSEDPIDLVAQLIQRGRDHGLPPYTKWRTFCGMPDVSTFADLRGTISVEAIRRLRLIYGLSVVVRCPLREVLL, encoded by the exons TTGGCTTTTGACCGTTTCGGTGCTTGTGCACGGGACTCTCCTACCCGTACGTATGCTACAAGAGCTGGGTAAGCGCGCCAACGCGTTGAGCGCACGGTACGACCAGATGGAGGCTGGCATACTTGCCTCGAAGATTCACCTGACTCAGGGTACACCTGCTTGGTATTTAGGAGCATCACATACGATCCTTCCGGAAGTCAGAAATCTCACGCACAGGGCAATTCGATCAGAAACCGTTGCGATGATGTTAGTGGCAGCTATGAATATGACACCGCACGAGGCTGTCGCGATCCTACCTTCAATGGGACCGGCGGCATTCGGACTATGCGACAGCAACTCTGaggaatttttcgaaataatcgaGAGTTGTGAGAGTACGATTTGTCCGAGTAGGATGAAGTACAGAAGCCAGTCGGGTCGGTGTAACAACCCCAAACACTCCAATTGGGGTACTGCTTTTGAGTCATATGTCAGACTCTTGCCGGCTGAATACGCGGACGGCGTATCGCTTCCCCGGTTCTTGAATCTCCCGAGTGCCCGGGATGTATCGCTGGGTGTCCACTCAGGTCTACCGGATCAGCCACATCCACATTTGATGGCCCTGGCGGCGTTATTCGGTCAGTTCATCGCGTACGACTTGTCTCACACACCGAAGGTCGAACTGCCCGACGGAACGAAGCTCAAGTGCTGCGATGTCAGCTATGAACACTTTCATTCCGAGTGCTTTCCTATAAAGACTGGCGACAACACGGCGACCCACTGTATGGAGTATACACGGTCGGCCCCGGATCCCGGAAACATCTCCGAG GGCTGTAGGTTAGGGCCGCGACAGCAAATAAACCAGGCAACATCATACCTGGATCTGTCTTCGGTCTATGGAATTTCTGATTCGAAGACGAGAGTACTGCGCTCAGGTGTCGGAGGCCGCCTGAAAACGCAAAGGAAAAATTTACCAATGCCCTCTGCAATACCGGGCAGCTGCCGGAGTGATATCGCAGCGTTTCCGTGCTTTTACAGTGGCGATGCCCGTGTCAACGAACATCCGGGTCTCGCTCTCATACACCTTCTCTTTATTCGAGAGCACAATAAGGTGGCAGCTCGACTCGAGTCCCTCAATTGTCACTGGAATGATGACACGTTATTTGAGGAAGCTCGGCGAATCGTGATTGCCGAATTACAGCACATCACCTACAACGAATTCCTGCCAGTTGTCCTAGGCGAGTCTGCGCTTGACAG ATGGAATCTTCGACTCAAGGTGGAAGGCTTCTTCGGGGGATATCAACCGCAGACAGATGCGACATTGTCAAACGCGGCTGCTTCCGTGGGTCTTCTTTTCGTCGCGGCAATCACCCCCAAGACCATCGATCTGGTTGATACGCGATCGAAAAAGTTCGTCAAGTTTGGCGAAAGATCTTTACTTTCTTCGTTTTACGCACCGCAGGAACTTTATGAAGCCGGTGCAATCGATCGACTGATCGCCGGGGTAACAG CTAGCCACTCTAGGAAACCTATGCCTCCCGGACTCAACGAAATATTTCTTGGACGATACTTCCACGACGGTAAATCTTCGGAGGATCCGATCGATCTTGTTGCGCAGCTCATTCAACGCGGCAGGGATCACGGTCTACCGCCTTATACGAAGTGGAGGACATTTTGCGGAATGCCTGACGTCAGTACCTTCGCGGATCTCCGTGGTACGATATCCGTCGAAGCTATACGGAGGTTACGCCTCATATACGG ACTGTCCGTTGTTGTGAGGTGTCCGTTAAGAGAAGTTTTACTGTAA
- the LOC124184501 gene encoding peroxidasin homolog isoform X3, which yields MNDMDFKVIGLALRWLLTVSVLVHGTLLPVRMLQELGKRANALSARYDQMEAGILASKIHLTQGTPAWYLGASHTILPEVRNLTHRAIRSETVAMMLVAAMNMTPHEAVAILPSMGPAAFGLCDSNSEEFFEIIESCESTICPSRMKYRSQSGRCNNPKHSNWGTAFESYVRLLPAEYADGVSLPRFLNLPSARDVSLGVHSGLPDQPHPHLMALAALFGQFIAYDLSHTPKVELPDGTKLKCCDVSYEHFHSECFPIKTGDNTATHCMEYTRSAPDPGNISEGCRLGPRQQINQATSYLDLSSVYGISDSKTRVLRSGVGGRLKTQRKNLPMPSAIPGSCRSDIAAFPCFYSGDARVNEHPGLALIHLLFIREHNKVAARLESLNCHWNDDTLFEEARRIVIAELQHITYNEFLPVVLGESALDRWNLRLKVEGFFGGYQPQTDATLSNAAASVGLLFVAAITPKTIDLVDTRSKKFVKFGERSLLSSFYAPQELYEAGAIDRLIAGVTASHSRKPMPPGLNEIFLGRYFHDGKSSEDPIDLVAQLIQRGRDHGLPPYTKWRTFCGMPDVSTFADLRGTISVEAIRRLRLIYGSFVRTLNALPSLRRRLTTFLQ from the exons TTGGCTTTTGACCGTTTCGGTGCTTGTGCACGGGACTCTCCTACCCGTACGTATGCTACAAGAGCTGGGTAAGCGCGCCAACGCGTTGAGCGCACGGTACGACCAGATGGAGGCTGGCATACTTGCCTCGAAGATTCACCTGACTCAGGGTACACCTGCTTGGTATTTAGGAGCATCACATACGATCCTTCCGGAAGTCAGAAATCTCACGCACAGGGCAATTCGATCAGAAACCGTTGCGATGATGTTAGTGGCAGCTATGAATATGACACCGCACGAGGCTGTCGCGATCCTACCTTCAATGGGACCGGCGGCATTCGGACTATGCGACAGCAACTCTGaggaatttttcgaaataatcgaGAGTTGTGAGAGTACGATTTGTCCGAGTAGGATGAAGTACAGAAGCCAGTCGGGTCGGTGTAACAACCCCAAACACTCCAATTGGGGTACTGCTTTTGAGTCATATGTCAGACTCTTGCCGGCTGAATACGCGGACGGCGTATCGCTTCCCCGGTTCTTGAATCTCCCGAGTGCCCGGGATGTATCGCTGGGTGTCCACTCAGGTCTACCGGATCAGCCACATCCACATTTGATGGCCCTGGCGGCGTTATTCGGTCAGTTCATCGCGTACGACTTGTCTCACACACCGAAGGTCGAACTGCCCGACGGAACGAAGCTCAAGTGCTGCGATGTCAGCTATGAACACTTTCATTCCGAGTGCTTTCCTATAAAGACTGGCGACAACACGGCGACCCACTGTATGGAGTATACACGGTCGGCCCCGGATCCCGGAAACATCTCCGAG GGCTGTAGGTTAGGGCCGCGACAGCAAATAAACCAGGCAACATCATACCTGGATCTGTCTTCGGTCTATGGAATTTCTGATTCGAAGACGAGAGTACTGCGCTCAGGTGTCGGAGGCCGCCTGAAAACGCAAAGGAAAAATTTACCAATGCCCTCTGCAATACCGGGCAGCTGCCGGAGTGATATCGCAGCGTTTCCGTGCTTTTACAGTGGCGATGCCCGTGTCAACGAACATCCGGGTCTCGCTCTCATACACCTTCTCTTTATTCGAGAGCACAATAAGGTGGCAGCTCGACTCGAGTCCCTCAATTGTCACTGGAATGATGACACGTTATTTGAGGAAGCTCGGCGAATCGTGATTGCCGAATTACAGCACATCACCTACAACGAATTCCTGCCAGTTGTCCTAGGCGAGTCTGCGCTTGACAG ATGGAATCTTCGACTCAAGGTGGAAGGCTTCTTCGGGGGATATCAACCGCAGACAGATGCGACATTGTCAAACGCGGCTGCTTCCGTGGGTCTTCTTTTCGTCGCGGCAATCACCCCCAAGACCATCGATCTGGTTGATACGCGATCGAAAAAGTTCGTCAAGTTTGGCGAAAGATCTTTACTTTCTTCGTTTTACGCACCGCAGGAACTTTATGAAGCCGGTGCAATCGATCGACTGATCGCCGGGGTAACAG CTAGCCACTCTAGGAAACCTATGCCTCCCGGACTCAACGAAATATTTCTTGGACGATACTTCCACGACGGTAAATCTTCGGAGGATCCGATCGATCTTGTTGCGCAGCTCATTCAACGCGGCAGGGATCACGGTCTACCGCCTTATACGAAGTGGAGGACATTTTGCGGAATGCCTGACGTCAGTACCTTCGCGGATCTCCGTGGTACGATATCCGTCGAAGCTATACGGAGGTTACGCCTCATATACGG CTCATTCGTGAGGACTTTAAATGCGTTGCCTAGTTTGAGGCGGCGGTTAACAACATTCCTTCAATAA
- the LOC124184501 gene encoding peroxidase-like isoform X2: MNDMDFKVIGLALRWLLTVSVLVHGTLLPVRMLQELGKRANALSARYDQMEAGILASKIHLTQGTPAWYLGASHTILPEVRNLTHRAIRSETVAMMLVAAMNMTPHEAVAILPSMGPAAFGLCDSNSEEFFEIIESCESTICPSRMKYRSQSGRCNNPKHSNWGTAFESYVRLLPAEYADGVSLPRFLNLPSARDVSLGVHSGLPDQPHPHLMALAALFGQFIAYDLSHTPKVELPDGTKLKCCDVSYEHFHSECFPIKTGDNTATHCMEYTRSAPDPGNISEGCRLGPRQQINQATSYLDLSSVYGISDSKTRVLRSGVGGRLKTQRKNLPMPSAIPGSCRSDIAAFPCFYSGDARVNEHPGLALIHLLFIREHNKVAARLESLNCHWNDDTLFEEARRIVIAELQHITYNEFLPVVLGESALDRWNLRLKVEGFFGGYQPQTDATLSNAAASVGLLFVAAITPKTIDLVDTRSKKFVKFGERSLLSSFYAPQELYEAGAIDRLIAGVTASHSRKPMPPGLNEIFLGRYFHDGKSSEDPIDLVAQLIQRGRDHGLPPYTKWRTFCGMPDVSTFADLRGTISVEAIRRLRLIYGSVKDVDLVTGAFAEAPIEGSIIGPTFSCLLGRTFRNIRFGDRYWYENGNTPGAFTLEQLEEIRKSSMAMLLCNNGDHLEQVQPRSFILSDPFLNPVSNCSRLTNLDLTPWKERLTRNDLT, from the exons TTGGCTTTTGACCGTTTCGGTGCTTGTGCACGGGACTCTCCTACCCGTACGTATGCTACAAGAGCTGGGTAAGCGCGCCAACGCGTTGAGCGCACGGTACGACCAGATGGAGGCTGGCATACTTGCCTCGAAGATTCACCTGACTCAGGGTACACCTGCTTGGTATTTAGGAGCATCACATACGATCCTTCCGGAAGTCAGAAATCTCACGCACAGGGCAATTCGATCAGAAACCGTTGCGATGATGTTAGTGGCAGCTATGAATATGACACCGCACGAGGCTGTCGCGATCCTACCTTCAATGGGACCGGCGGCATTCGGACTATGCGACAGCAACTCTGaggaatttttcgaaataatcgaGAGTTGTGAGAGTACGATTTGTCCGAGTAGGATGAAGTACAGAAGCCAGTCGGGTCGGTGTAACAACCCCAAACACTCCAATTGGGGTACTGCTTTTGAGTCATATGTCAGACTCTTGCCGGCTGAATACGCGGACGGCGTATCGCTTCCCCGGTTCTTGAATCTCCCGAGTGCCCGGGATGTATCGCTGGGTGTCCACTCAGGTCTACCGGATCAGCCACATCCACATTTGATGGCCCTGGCGGCGTTATTCGGTCAGTTCATCGCGTACGACTTGTCTCACACACCGAAGGTCGAACTGCCCGACGGAACGAAGCTCAAGTGCTGCGATGTCAGCTATGAACACTTTCATTCCGAGTGCTTTCCTATAAAGACTGGCGACAACACGGCGACCCACTGTATGGAGTATACACGGTCGGCCCCGGATCCCGGAAACATCTCCGAG GGCTGTAGGTTAGGGCCGCGACAGCAAATAAACCAGGCAACATCATACCTGGATCTGTCTTCGGTCTATGGAATTTCTGATTCGAAGACGAGAGTACTGCGCTCAGGTGTCGGAGGCCGCCTGAAAACGCAAAGGAAAAATTTACCAATGCCCTCTGCAATACCGGGCAGCTGCCGGAGTGATATCGCAGCGTTTCCGTGCTTTTACAGTGGCGATGCCCGTGTCAACGAACATCCGGGTCTCGCTCTCATACACCTTCTCTTTATTCGAGAGCACAATAAGGTGGCAGCTCGACTCGAGTCCCTCAATTGTCACTGGAATGATGACACGTTATTTGAGGAAGCTCGGCGAATCGTGATTGCCGAATTACAGCACATCACCTACAACGAATTCCTGCCAGTTGTCCTAGGCGAGTCTGCGCTTGACAG ATGGAATCTTCGACTCAAGGTGGAAGGCTTCTTCGGGGGATATCAACCGCAGACAGATGCGACATTGTCAAACGCGGCTGCTTCCGTGGGTCTTCTTTTCGTCGCGGCAATCACCCCCAAGACCATCGATCTGGTTGATACGCGATCGAAAAAGTTCGTCAAGTTTGGCGAAAGATCTTTACTTTCTTCGTTTTACGCACCGCAGGAACTTTATGAAGCCGGTGCAATCGATCGACTGATCGCCGGGGTAACAG CTAGCCACTCTAGGAAACCTATGCCTCCCGGACTCAACGAAATATTTCTTGGACGATACTTCCACGACGGTAAATCTTCGGAGGATCCGATCGATCTTGTTGCGCAGCTCATTCAACGCGGCAGGGATCACGGTCTACCGCCTTATACGAAGTGGAGGACATTTTGCGGAATGCCTGACGTCAGTACCTTCGCGGATCTCCGTGGTACGATATCCGTCGAAGCTATACGGAGGTTACGCCTCATATACGG GAGTGTCAAGGATGTCGACCTCGTTACCGGAGCCTTCGCAGAGGCTCCCATTGAGGGATCAATAATAGGTCCAACATTTTCATGTCTACTCGGTCGCACGTTCAGAAATATTCGCTTCG GTGACAGATATTGGTACGAGAACGGAAATACACCCGGAGCTTTTACATTGGAACAGCTGGAAGAAATACGCAAGAGCTCCATGGCAATGTTACTGTGCAACAACGGGGATCATCTCGAACAAGTGCAGCCAAGATCCTTTATCTTGAGCGATCCTTTCTT AAACCCAGTTTCCAACTGCTCAAGGCTGACTAACTTGGACTTAACACCTTGGAAGGAGAGATTAACACGGAACGACTTGACTTAG
- the LOC124184501 gene encoding peroxidase-like isoform X1 yields the protein MNDMDFKVIGLALRWLLTVSVLVHGTLLPVRMLQELGKRANALSARYDQMEAGILASKIHLTQGTPAWYLGASHTILPEVRNLTHRAIRSETVAMMLVAAMNMTPHEAVAILPSMGPAAFGLCDSNSEEFFEIIESCESTICPSRMKYRSQSGRCNNPKHSNWGTAFESYVRLLPAEYADGVSLPRFLNLPSARDVSLGVHSGLPDQPHPHLMALAALFGQFIAYDLSHTPKVELPDGTKLKCCDVSYEHFHSECFPIKTGDNTATHCMEYTRSAPDPGNISEGCRLGPRQQINQATSYLDLSSVYGISDSKTRVLRSGVGGRLKTQRKNLPMPSAIPGSCRSDIAAFPCFYSGDARVNEHPGLALIHLLFIREHNKVAARLESLNCHWNDDTLFEEARRIVIAELQHITYNEFLPVVLGESALDRWNLRLKVEGFFGGYQPQTDATLSNAAASVGLLFVAAITPKTIDLVDTRSKKFVKFGERSLLSSFYAPQELYEAGAIDRLIAGVTASHSRKPMPPGLNEIFLGRYFHDGKSSEDPIDLVAQLIQRGRDHGLPPYTKWRTFCGMPDVSTFADLRGTISVEAIRRLRLIYGSFVRTLNALPSLRRRLTTFLQSVKDVDLVTGAFAEAPIEGSIIGPTFSCLLGRTFRNIRFGDRYWYENGNTPGAFTLEQLEEIRKSSMAMLLCNNGDHLEQVQPRSFILSDPFLNPVSNCSRLTNLDLTPWKERLTRNDLT from the exons TTGGCTTTTGACCGTTTCGGTGCTTGTGCACGGGACTCTCCTACCCGTACGTATGCTACAAGAGCTGGGTAAGCGCGCCAACGCGTTGAGCGCACGGTACGACCAGATGGAGGCTGGCATACTTGCCTCGAAGATTCACCTGACTCAGGGTACACCTGCTTGGTATTTAGGAGCATCACATACGATCCTTCCGGAAGTCAGAAATCTCACGCACAGGGCAATTCGATCAGAAACCGTTGCGATGATGTTAGTGGCAGCTATGAATATGACACCGCACGAGGCTGTCGCGATCCTACCTTCAATGGGACCGGCGGCATTCGGACTATGCGACAGCAACTCTGaggaatttttcgaaataatcgaGAGTTGTGAGAGTACGATTTGTCCGAGTAGGATGAAGTACAGAAGCCAGTCGGGTCGGTGTAACAACCCCAAACACTCCAATTGGGGTACTGCTTTTGAGTCATATGTCAGACTCTTGCCGGCTGAATACGCGGACGGCGTATCGCTTCCCCGGTTCTTGAATCTCCCGAGTGCCCGGGATGTATCGCTGGGTGTCCACTCAGGTCTACCGGATCAGCCACATCCACATTTGATGGCCCTGGCGGCGTTATTCGGTCAGTTCATCGCGTACGACTTGTCTCACACACCGAAGGTCGAACTGCCCGACGGAACGAAGCTCAAGTGCTGCGATGTCAGCTATGAACACTTTCATTCCGAGTGCTTTCCTATAAAGACTGGCGACAACACGGCGACCCACTGTATGGAGTATACACGGTCGGCCCCGGATCCCGGAAACATCTCCGAG GGCTGTAGGTTAGGGCCGCGACAGCAAATAAACCAGGCAACATCATACCTGGATCTGTCTTCGGTCTATGGAATTTCTGATTCGAAGACGAGAGTACTGCGCTCAGGTGTCGGAGGCCGCCTGAAAACGCAAAGGAAAAATTTACCAATGCCCTCTGCAATACCGGGCAGCTGCCGGAGTGATATCGCAGCGTTTCCGTGCTTTTACAGTGGCGATGCCCGTGTCAACGAACATCCGGGTCTCGCTCTCATACACCTTCTCTTTATTCGAGAGCACAATAAGGTGGCAGCTCGACTCGAGTCCCTCAATTGTCACTGGAATGATGACACGTTATTTGAGGAAGCTCGGCGAATCGTGATTGCCGAATTACAGCACATCACCTACAACGAATTCCTGCCAGTTGTCCTAGGCGAGTCTGCGCTTGACAG ATGGAATCTTCGACTCAAGGTGGAAGGCTTCTTCGGGGGATATCAACCGCAGACAGATGCGACATTGTCAAACGCGGCTGCTTCCGTGGGTCTTCTTTTCGTCGCGGCAATCACCCCCAAGACCATCGATCTGGTTGATACGCGATCGAAAAAGTTCGTCAAGTTTGGCGAAAGATCTTTACTTTCTTCGTTTTACGCACCGCAGGAACTTTATGAAGCCGGTGCAATCGATCGACTGATCGCCGGGGTAACAG CTAGCCACTCTAGGAAACCTATGCCTCCCGGACTCAACGAAATATTTCTTGGACGATACTTCCACGACGGTAAATCTTCGGAGGATCCGATCGATCTTGTTGCGCAGCTCATTCAACGCGGCAGGGATCACGGTCTACCGCCTTATACGAAGTGGAGGACATTTTGCGGAATGCCTGACGTCAGTACCTTCGCGGATCTCCGTGGTACGATATCCGTCGAAGCTATACGGAGGTTACGCCTCATATACGG CTCATTCGTGAGGACTTTAAATGCGTTGCCTAGTTTGAGGCGGCGGTTAACAACATTCCTTCA GAGTGTCAAGGATGTCGACCTCGTTACCGGAGCCTTCGCAGAGGCTCCCATTGAGGGATCAATAATAGGTCCAACATTTTCATGTCTACTCGGTCGCACGTTCAGAAATATTCGCTTCG GTGACAGATATTGGTACGAGAACGGAAATACACCCGGAGCTTTTACATTGGAACAGCTGGAAGAAATACGCAAGAGCTCCATGGCAATGTTACTGTGCAACAACGGGGATCATCTCGAACAAGTGCAGCCAAGATCCTTTATCTTGAGCGATCCTTTCTT AAACCCAGTTTCCAACTGCTCAAGGCTGACTAACTTGGACTTAACACCTTGGAAGGAGAGATTAACACGGAACGACTTGACTTAG